Within Mytilus edulis chromosome 10, xbMytEdul2.2, whole genome shotgun sequence, the genomic segment tacttttaataaatatcgtactttcttaatttataaagtatcaattttaaggAATATAAAGTAACAAACCAACACCTAGGGATAAAAATAACCCAAATAAAGGTTAGATTACAGTTATTATGGTAATGAAGGCCTTTTTTAATTTTACCGGTAATATAGATAATCAGATTcctgatattttatatttcataacaaAACATAAATTTACTGATACCAATAAATAAACCATAACAGAAAATATGAACTTATCAAGGCCAGGAATCATCCTGATGGGATATCCCCATCCACTTATTGGGCTCTATATAAGTGACAACAAGTTGGGCTCTATATAAGTGACAACAAGTTGAAACAATCTATTCTATAGTAAAAAAAACCCAGTCtattctgtaaaataaaacaacaatctATTCTATAGTATAAAACAACATTCAGTTCGTAgcataaaacaatattcattctGCAACTAGTATAAAACAACATTAATTTTGTAGTATAAAACAACATCTTTCTGCAGTATAAAACAACATCTTTTATGTAGTAATAAAACAACATCCTTTCTGTAGTATTAAACAACTTATATTTTGTACTAGTATTAAACaacattcattttgaaatataaaacaacaacCTTTCTGCAGTATAAAACGACATtcattttgtaatataaaaaaacattcattttgtaatataaaacaaAGCCTTTCTGCAGTATTAAACAAAATTCAGTCTGTAATATAAAACAACATTCATTTTGTAGTATAAAACATCATCTTTCTGCAGTATAAAACAACATCCTTTCTGTAGTATAAAACAACTTATATTTTgtagtacaaatgtattaaacaacattcattttgtaatataaaacaaCAACCTTTCTGCAGTATAATACAACATTCTGTTTGAAGTATAAAACAACATTCATTCTGCAGTCTAAAACATCATCCATTCTGTAGTCTAAAACATTCTTTCAAATGAGACTATTCATTATGTATTATGCTAAATTTACCAATATTTATATACTGCTcttttaaaaagtgaaaataggacattttattaaccaactaagtacattattgccaaaaatgactggttattaaaaataacatattttctgtaatggccctgtttttctgtaatggccctgtttttttctgtaatggccctgtttttttctgtaatggccctgtttttctgtaatggcccggATTGTCTGTATAAAGcacagttagggtttttaataaagttaataaaattaagttgtaaagagtataatacttttttgtattttatttaattaagtaaccagcaaccaacattaaagaaccatataggGATCACTGTTCCTCCTgttttttcaacacataacttctgtcaacttaatatcttggatatttggtatattaacaCATACACTTTcattcagttggttaataaatgtattaagaaatgggtgtttttataatggctctattatatgtcctcggtcagtaataatggcctcggatgtctgtaatggccctccGCGTTGCCTcaggccattacagacttccttgACCATTAtaacagaccttggacatataacagggccattataaaaacacccattcattaatactataataataaGATGCATTCTTTGAGTATTTTTcaagcaaaaaaatatattagaccagatttttataaatacaaaattattgataATTATACCGAAACAAATTAACTTATTCTGGAGTTAAAATTAATACATAGCAGATAACATCAAGATGCAATTGGATAACATTAGTGTGAAAATGAcatgttgtgtattttttttaatttatgatcaCTTCACAAAATTACATTCTTTGAATAAcaatcattatcatgattataagtCAGGTAAAATAAGAACACTTAAATATATTTCTAACCTCTAAACATAAATTTCTAAATGTAAAAAATTATCTCATCTTTTCTATCCTGCAAAAAtttacttctttaaaaaaataatttcaaaagtataaaaattcaaaatCGTTTAATGCAAACAGTTTATAATAGCAATGTTTAGAAAAGTTTTTCTATGTTTCATATGATATTTTTCAATAGTAAattcttttctttataaaatcACAAGAAATGTCAATGTAATATCTGGTAGTCTTGACAATTTATATTAAACAGTTTCATTATTTTCTCTTTCTTCCTTATAATAACAGATTATTTATATAGCTGTTGAAGCCATGTCCAGTCGGGTCATATCATGACAACAAAACCAGTATGTACACAAGCTTAAAAATAACATTTCTCATCCCGGTTAAACTGACAAGTATATATCAAGAGGAGTCCAAGAAAAGCATTCAGGTTCTACTCTTCTTTTTCGGCACTTCTGACCTAGACCCAATCTCTCTTTTCAACCCTTTCTTTTTGGTTACAGCAACTCTTTTGGTGACCTCCACCATTTTCTTTTCATCCTTTTCAGAAGTTTTATTCCCATTTTGGTTCTTTGGCAAACGTTCTTTCTTCTTGTCATTCCCATCATTTCCAGATATTGTATTCCCATTTTGGTCGTTTGGCAAATGTTCTTTCTTCTTGTCATTCCCATTCCCATCATTTCCTGATTTTTTATTCCCATTTTGGTCCTTTGGCAAATGTTCTTTCTTTTTGTCATTCCCGTCATTTCCCAATGTCTCATTTTGAGATCTGACTTCAGGTGTAAGAAAACTGAGATCGTCATCATCCTCATCCTCATCCTCATCCTCATCCCCTCCATTAATACAATTATCTATCCACTCTCTAAGTGAATATTCTGCTTTTTCTTGATCCTCTTCACTAAGAAGACTGTAGCCCTCCATTAAATCCTCAATATCAACATCTTCCACTTTTTCTCTAAATTCttcaaaaaaatcttcaaattgaTCATAccaaaaacaatcaaaatggtACCATTCTGTCCAAGGCCAGGTATCATTAACTACACCAATTCTTAGATCatctataaaaatcaaaaacCTAGATTACTAGTTGCATATCatgaatatgataaaacaaacaatatttgaGAGTGTATAAATAGGGTCCATTGAAGAGTACATTATATGGTGTCTGTGCTGCATATGAATTCACAGTTCTAATGATGCATTTTTTCCCAAGAAGTGGACCTAACATTTTGGGTGTGATTTTTAGTAGGAAAGCTGACCCCAATTTAATTCCATTTCTAAAGAAACAGTGAGTCATGTGACTACCATATTTCGgcaattttttttgcatttttgttcaGACAACTGAAACAGTTCCTGCATGACTAAGCGATTCTGACAGTAATTTACGAGGTACATCCCTTTGTTCATACTTTTCAAGCGTAACAGATCTGTATttcgtgtctttttttttttgttagggATGAGGGACTAATAAATACCCTGCCACCATGGCCACCTCCGGTCTGTATTTTTTGTTCGATGTTTTCCTGCTTCGTattgatctgatgagttaagcctttttcaattgacttttatagtttgttcttatgttgtaatgttaccaGTGTCCCAGATTAGGGAAAGGTTAAGAgcttacaaacattttaaaagcaacattctttatgtgcctgcaTGTTTTAAGCcatgagcctgtagttcagtggttgtagttcaTGTCTTTCAtgtctttcatattttttatgaatttgttttgtcataaattaggctgttaaattttctaattgaaatgttcatatttttcatgtcagggccttttatagctgagtataTACGGTATGGTGCCTGtaattgcttatatccactttgtttggtggatatttgtctcattggcaatatcataccacacatctccttatttttagatTGTTTGTACTATTAtccatgtatatattataatatttatagtataactaatcgccgtatttgaatatcaaaaataagacaaggCGTggccgaacgacgcatggattaaacaagtgcgcagcacgagtttaatccatagcggcattcggtcacaagttgtcttatttttgatattcaaatacggcgattagttattctttttattacattggcaaatggcctttttttatgaaattaatgtagaaaatgttaggaactatatctttttcctacgcattgacaatttgttttgatccgacgttatcgacgtcttgacaacgcctattgttgtatgacgtcagagagtgaaataaccacttttatttcacatgtgaaattatcggtttttattcaactgggaaatcaatgtaattcattgcaaccaatgtaataaatatatatatttagcacCATTATGCTGTTTATCATTTACAAGTAAACACAATTAAAATCTAAATTAGATTCCACCAGAGTCACAAAagaaagaggggtgaaagataccaaagggacagacaaactcataaatcgaaaaataaactgacaactccatggctaatccagatgctccgcagagtgcagctttatacgacagcagaggttgaaccctgaacggttggggcaagtatggacacaacattcaagctggattcagctctaaatttggattgtgattaaatagttgacacagcataggtttctgacacagaatgaatgtggtctaataaacttaaaaattttttttttgcctttgagcaattcactatgctgttgaatattaatcctctcaaaaaaatgtttgaagaaattttctttttatttatgaaatctgaaatgagaaaaattgaaccccccccacaatttttttttcacatccccctttcccttatgccaaaactgatctcaattccaATTAATAaaggagtttgcaacaataactactcatttaaatacatcataaaatattaaaatataaaaaaagtgcttattatcactgaatggtaaagattgttttaatttatcagttggtatttaaagtgaatatacattgtataaaacaatgattttagttgattcaactactattctgaacaaagaaagataactccaattgaaaatttcttgctattgtgcaattagatatttcttgctattgtgcaatactgtgcaattgaaaatacttgctattacacaatactgtgcaattgaagatttcttgctattgcacaatactgtgcaattgaaaatttcttgctattgcacaattgaagatttcttgctattgctgaatactgtgcaattgaaaatttcttgctattgcacaatacttaatataataattttagatcctgatttggactaacttgaaaactgggcccataatcaaaaatctaagtacatgtttagattcagcataacaAAGAagcctaagaattcaatttttgtaaaatcaaactagtttaattttggaccctttggactttaatgtagatcaattcatatccagaaatcaacgccactttgctcatttgaatattatactaataaaatcggatacgggtcacggaaattatattgaaatgatagggatttttgaaaaaatgtctattttaactttaatttaagtgataggcAGGTTGCCGggacagaaaataaatatacacaacaatatatatatacaccatttaaacgaaacataaaacaggctattatttaaacttggaattatttttaattatggaatttgcataatttcttgtgtttaaattttttaataaattccatgtttatttagtattatgatcttttgagcggttaataacactttccatacaatgtattttggttagatagtgttgtgcgcggcacagtacattctattgaaaatatactattttctttgtaatagaaagtgttgtgcgcagcacagaacattttaGTACAGAAAAGCATGGAATtcattaaaattttcaataacaagaaatcaagcaaattccataattaaaaataattccaagttcaaataatagcctgttataatGACTGTCGTTGCAAAAAtcaaggttcctgagctattttgaaaatcgaagcgagaggcttttaacattgcagtataaaatacaggctaaaatggctttaacgtcaaatttgcaaacttcgtgttgaaaattggctaaCAAAGTCATTAGAAAAACTAGTTGCCTGGGTGAAACTTGAAACTTGGAcgtccaaagaataagcaagtccaaaccttgtatgtgtagtcgttgaactctaggttcccatgTAAAGTTaaaataccaatatggaataaactCACGAGAACACGAAAAATTCACTTAATTcacgttcattgttttgattttgaccgcctggcaactttacggaaatatcagaATGATTATTAACAAGGACTCTGTGatgggcaacttataatatccgtgttttaaagattttaacgATATCAAGCCAGTCTATTTCAAACTAtaatcacgtggtacaattctcatttacatattatgaatattaattagcaaaagcactactaatttctggctatgttgaaaacgggaccaaaaattaagaatctacatgcacagttagatttggcatatcaaagaaccccaattattcaattttggaccctttgagccccttattcctaaactgttgggaccaaaactcccaaaatcaatcccaacattcgttttatggtcataaactttgtgtttaaatttcatagatttctatttacttatactaaagttatggtgcgaaaaccaagaataatgcttatttgggccccttttttgccctgattcctaaactgttgggatctcaactcccaaaatcaatgaatcccaaccttccttttgtgttcataaaccttgttgaataaatcttaatcatgttttggattgtgtattgttaaaacaaataaataatcagtttctaaataaagtgagattctgtcaactttttgttgttgttgttgtgttgaatcagagacatatatacacagagaTTGGCAACTGTAACAGTGGTCAGCGAAATCTAATCCAAACATCGCATCACGCGAGACTTTAACGAGATCGCCATTTTTATTCTATCACGACAAGTACACCACCTCGCttcgatttttattttacatcaagCATTTCAAAACAGCATAATGTAAGTACATATTTCAATTTCGTATATGAATTACcttgttttattcagtttgtaGTAGTTATTAGTTAAAATATTGCGACGATTAACGTTTAATTGCAGTATATAATAAAGGAAGCTTGGCCGACATGCACGTTATAAAATTTTTTAACCCCTGTCTGTTaacactttataaacttttccgTCTTCAGAGAAATATTGTACCCAGCAAAtgcattactttcctatgacAAACTGGATTGGTATATATAggttgttttattcatattttcaaccactttgatgcaatttacaattaaaaatcagtattatagcggccatgttttttttgcttcaatatcaagacaggcccctgtctgtttacactttataaacttttccgtcttcagagaattattgtacccagcacatgcattactttcctatgacATACTGGATTGGTATATagaggttgtttttttcatattttcaaccactttgatgcaatttacaattaaaaatcagtattatagcggccatgttttttttttgcttcaatatcaagacaggcccctgtctgtttacactttataaacttttccgtcttcagagaattattgtacccagcacatgcattactttcctatgacATACTGGATTGGTATATagaggttgtttttttcatattttcaaccactttgatgtaatttacaattaaaaatcagtattatagcggccatgttttttttttttgcttcaatatcaAGACAGGCCCCTGTCTGTTGacactttataaacttttccgtcttcagagaattattgtacccagcacatgcattactttcctatgacATACTGGATTGGTATATagaggttgtttttttcatattttcaaccactttgatgcaatttacaattaaaaatcagtattatagcggccatgttttttttttttgcttcaatatcaagacagacccctgtctgtttacactttataaactttttcgtcttcagagaattattgtacccagcacatgcattactttcctatgacATACTGGATTGGTATATagaggttgtttttttcatattttcaaccactttgatgcaatttacaGTTAAAAATCAGTATTAAAGCTGTAGGCCATGGTGTTTTGCTTCAATATCAAGACAGACCCctgtctgtttacactttataaacttttccaTCTTCAGAGAATTATTGTACCCAGTACTtgcattactttcctatgacATACTGGATTTGTGTATATAGGttgtttttttcagattttcaaccactttgatgcaatttacatttaaaaatcagTGCTCAAGCTGTCGGTCATGTTAATTTTCTTCAATATAAAGACAGACCCCTGTCCATGGCTACAGGTTATAAACTTGTCCATCTTTAGAGAAAAATTGTAACCATCACATGATTTAATTTCACAAGACATACTAATACTGGATTTgggtataaaaattgtttttttcattatttccaCCACTTTGAtgacatttacaattttatatatatatttacattcagtatctgacagctttttttttttaacaggatcCTGCACGTTATAAAAGAACAAAGATGTTGATCAAATTTACCTAACAGTGCAGCATACAAGAGATAAAATATCATACATGTGCTGAATGTAGGACTCCCAAGTCTTTCTGATTGAAATTAAGAATCCCTGGCAAACAGGAACAACTATTAGTGATGACTTTATCCGAATGTGACGGCACTGTCATGTAGTGGACTGATTACTACTATCAATGTGATACTTAACAATGGTTTTGTAAGAGAGAAAATTACATGTGCTTATCCTGACTGTAAAAACACCATACTATTGTAGTTCATATGCCAAACTTGATGTACATGTGTATGCGATTTTTGTGCAATTGATGGCGAGACCattgaactaaaaacaaatacaagactCTGCATTCAATCTATTGAATTTGAAGCAGAAGTGATACAGTGGCAGTTGTGCAGATGgataaaaaagcaaataaatatcTTGTGTTCAACTTCATTTGTCTTCTTTATGTTTACAAAGTTTACTTGTACAtagtttttacatacatgtacatgtataacaatatgatgatgtagtatgattgctaatgagacaatgaTTTACATGTATGACTATCATTGGAAGGCCACTCTATAATATCTTTGTACATCATGAGAATGGAAAATGCTACCCTTGTAGCATAAAGGTagcataatgtaaaaaaagagaAACTGTTCATTTATCTTACAACACCCCTGTGATATATCTTGACAGTACTAGATAGCAAAATATTTCGTTTCACAAATTCCTTCCTCTCCATGGAAAGTAAcatatttaattgtttacatgaaatgaCAAAATGTGTAGAAAAAGAAGCAAGAAATGTCCACTCTACTACTGTACACTAGTCGCTCACATTGGTCACCATCTATGTTTGTTTCAGTCctttaacaaattgtcaatggtgcttatttatatttatctgtTTCAGTTTTCTTCTTTATAATATAACATGTTCTCATTCTGTGATCACTATTTCACCTctcctgttttgaaaaaaatgtttatgctaATATTTTCTGCAATAAATTGAAAAGGCACAGATGCTATGACTAAACAGAAATGTgaggtatatgtcaatgagacaacaacccaacgacaACAATATTCTTTGCACATCTATGAATGTTTAAGAATTCGTGTGAAGGTCAAAAGCACATAACATGTACTTATATATCCATAACCTGGTACATGTATGTACCTATTTGTGCATTCCGTCCTAAACATAAGTTGTGTGAAGAGACCAAGCAGTTTATATGCTTATAAAAAAGCTGATATTAAAATGAATAACTGTATAACAAATTCCGGGAATgagactattttatttaaaacagatgacatatgttttaaataaaatatattggtgGAAAAGGTTTAAACAGAAGCAGGAGATGTCAAGGGGTAATACAAAAAGTACAAGGTCGTGTAACACagaggaaaaaaataacaaatgaaaagaaaataactgCACCGAAAATTACCTTGAACAACATAAACTCACAAAAGATCGTttacaattttaaatctttctaatttcaaactcAAGTTTCACTACCCGATAGGAAAGAGTAAAGATAAGAATGTTGTAGTACTCCGGTGatctatgaaacaaaacattaaaattctaCAGTTCAGCAGGGCATTTTTATGTACTTATgatacaaattgtttttaatcagAGTCTGTGATATCAAGTCttaaaaaaactacaaataatgacagattcatattcaatatttcatggcagcaaaaatagtgatttcgacaacactataatgtatgtGCCTTTAGGAAAATCAAATTTATGCAAAGGTTccataaataattttattctaggtcaaattgacaattaaaaattaaaattaaattaaaacagatataaaatcaGTTTCTCACGATACAAAATTCTACTGgctacatattttttatatatgaaaaagttGCTTCATTTCTTTTTTTGACATGTTAAAAGACTTTTTTGTTTTCCTGATTGAATACTAAAGTATTGGCCAGTGCTTCTGTTAAAATAAAGTTCTGGTCATGGTTAAAATAATATGTCATAATTTGTtaagttttaaaaacaattaccaaGTAATAATCCATATAGAACTTCACCTCCGGCAAAATTCAGGTGATCGCAGGGCAATAAATTGCGTAATCGCACACCTGTGAATCAACAGTCACAACTCTAAGGGACTAATTACCGAAAAATCGGACACACATAATTTCACTGTGTAATTAAGGAGCAAACTATTGCAAAGATATGCGGTAAAGAAAAGTTTCTTGTAATAACAATTGATCATTACcagatttgaatttttaaattatatgaaatgcagaaaaaaatatttttctcaataaatacataaaaatgaatataacgatttcaagtatttaaaaaaaaaaagaaattataagatGATCTGAAATAATTTTCCCTTTGCTTTTCTTGATTATCTATCGAGGTTTTTCATCCCTGACTTGATTACATGTTCTAATATTTATCGACGAGAATCTCATCCCGGGCCGCGATCTTTCACGGGATTTCACGGAGTTGCCAAtctctgtgtatatatgtctctggttgaaTATAAACTctgatcatcatgatcatgttttggttagtgttcAAAAtggtgtattgctataactttatttaagtcaaaataaagtgaaattctgacaacgtttttttttaaGCTGTCACAGTAAAAACAATTATCTATAATttattgtgtttttcatttaaaatctttttttttaatcataccaAGCTAAATTGAATTCatgcagtatttacatcaaagcaattTAAACAACGATCGTGGGTAAAAACTAGAATTTGCTTTAAAATTGGGTGCGAAAGAGTAGGGTGCGAACGGACTTTGGGTGCGAatgtgcgaggtgcgaacgtgcagggtgcgaaagtgtattgggcgcgaacggacctgatacccaAATGTGTTTTATACCTTCATCTATCTTGGAACAAAATATTGATCTGCACTGTGATCTACTAGATCGGGCATATTCGATTTTCAACAAATATGGATGTCTATTCAACATATTCCTGAACAAATAAGAGTAATAATCAGACATTATATCATCCGATACTGGATGCTGTTGATGTTCACAAGTGATTTGGCGGGAACTGTTGTTATCTCCCCTAATAGTTGAAGTTACTATCAAGTTCGAGTTCAAGTCAGAATTGAATTCAACTAAATGTTCGATTTGTGCGAGTTCGACTTCGtgttaagctaggttcacactcactgccgatcagatcaactcaaTGATCCCGATTGTCCATATTTTCACGACCAACATGacctttataatgttatacatgttatatatgctAGCTGGGACATAATGGGTGTCCCATTGACACAttctccgtttatttggttatattcagtagaaggtccgagtaaaatcatatatttaacatatctacatagaaataaagcagTTGAAGTTTTGGGCAAGGTGGTAAGAGTTCTGACAGAGACTGAGAGACAGGTTAACAGCTGTGATGGAGTTTGTAGAGTGCATCCGTATATAGAATACGAAGAAGATGATGTAGACATCAGTAGGCGCCGAGAAATCTAGGTGAGGCAATGCCGGGTTGACACGACGACCACTGTGTGGGCAGTTTGAGAGCAGGGCCGTAGCGTaatggaggcaaatgaggcaaatgcctcactttTGAAACGACGACCAAACTTTtaaagtgtcatttttttttaattatagattttacattatcaatatgcAAGTTTCGCGTTTCAAATTATCTACCAGCACACTACTACATCCAATATGTTCAATCTGCAGCAGCGATTGCAGCTTTTACCATAGCGAATCGATGACGGTAAAAAAATAAGTGTTccgaatacaaatcaaaataaaaaaaattgaaacaaatcttaATGTCGTTACAAAACTAGTTGAAGATGGgtattttaaagagaaaaaatatgaaaaaggtAACTCATGAGTATAAAAACACCCCTATAAATATGCTGGCTTAATACTTTCCTTGGTTTGTTTTTAAATCGATTATAGTTATTAATCTTTACAGTAAAATAATTCATTggccaaaaatataataattattcataattaatttaaacaaaatcacgAAGCGCCTTTTCTATGGAAG encodes:
- the LOC139492512 gene encoding suppressor of Mek1-like is translated as MSDYYSYLFRNMLNRHPYLLKIEYARSSRSQCRSIFCSKIDEDDLRIGVVNDTWPWTEWYHFDCFWYDQFEDFFEEFREKVEDVDIEDLMEGYSLLSEEDQEKAEYSLREWIDNCINGGDEDEDEDEDDDDLSFLTPEVRSQNETLGNDGNDKKKEHLPKDQNGNKKSGNDGNGNDKKKEHLPNDQNGNTISGNDGNDKKKERLPKNQNGNKTSEKDEKKMVEVTKRVAVTKKKGLKREIGSRSEVPKKKSRT